In Companilactobacillus allii, one genomic interval encodes:
- a CDS encoding cold-shock protein → MEHGTVKWFNAEKGYGFITREDGSDVFVHFSAIQGDGYKTLEEGQAVTFDIEDSDRGPQASNVVKN, encoded by the coding sequence ATGGAACATGGAACAGTAAAATGGTTTAACGCAGAAAAGGGTTATGGTTTTATTACTCGTGAAGATGGTAGTGATGTATTCGTACATTTCTCAGCCATCCAAGGTGACGGTTATAAGACACTTGAAGAAGGTCAAGCCGTAACATTCGATATCGAAGATAGCGATCGTGGACCACAAGCTTCAAACGTTGTTAAGAACTAA
- a CDS encoding MFS transporter codes for MQQNTVNWRKNFKIVWFGSMITDLGNAMTLPFIVLYIDTLGNFTNSELNILGALAFSLTYFAKAIVSPLWGRLADQKGRKLMCLRASGIMTITIFLVGLSPNIWFLLFFRTLQGAFSGYINNANALISVEAPVDKRGKVMSKLITGSITGTLMGPLLGGILASTVGYRGSFFVTSLLMAVVFVTTLFGVNEEFVPIKRDDLKPVIPIMKKIGSGFFISLFVSLLTIQATTNAITPMISLFVKEIAPNSHNLNILTGIVSSAPGFATIIMAGSVGGLIDKFGAQSILMTFLILAIFTLFLTSFIQNVWQFATLRFVLGIADAALLPAIQILTVQNVPQDIFGRIFSYNQSAQAMGSVIGPIIAATIANGLGYRSIFLFTGGLEIIALLCWLRYYRGKKQLQRKD; via the coding sequence ATGCAGCAAAATACTGTCAATTGGAGAAAAAATTTTAAAATAGTATGGTTTGGCAGTATGATTACTGATCTTGGAAATGCTATGACTCTGCCTTTTATTGTTTTGTATATTGATACATTAGGCAATTTTACTAATTCTGAATTGAATATTTTGGGAGCCTTAGCATTTTCACTTACATATTTTGCCAAAGCAATCGTATCTCCATTATGGGGAAGATTGGCTGATCAAAAGGGACGAAAGTTGATGTGTCTTCGAGCTTCTGGAATAATGACGATTACGATATTTTTGGTAGGACTTTCACCTAATATTTGGTTTTTGTTATTTTTTAGAACACTTCAGGGGGCGTTTTCTGGATATATAAATAACGCCAATGCGCTTATATCAGTGGAAGCTCCTGTTGATAAACGTGGCAAAGTAATGAGCAAATTGATAACTGGTAGTATAACTGGGACACTAATGGGACCGCTTCTGGGTGGAATTTTAGCAAGCACAGTTGGTTATAGGGGATCTTTTTTTGTAACTAGTTTATTGATGGCAGTAGTATTTGTAACTACATTATTCGGAGTAAATGAAGAGTTTGTTCCTATAAAAAGGGATGATTTGAAGCCCGTAATTCCAATTATGAAAAAAATAGGTAGCGGATTTTTTATCTCTTTATTTGTTTCACTACTGACGATTCAAGCTACAACTAATGCAATTACACCAATGATAAGTTTGTTTGTGAAGGAGATAGCTCCTAATAGTCATAATTTGAATATCTTAACTGGTATTGTTTCGTCTGCACCGGGATTTGCCACTATAATAATGGCAGGATCAGTGGGTGGTTTGATTGATAAATTCGGTGCTCAGAGTATATTGATGACATTTTTGATCCTAGCAATATTTACTTTGTTTTTAACAAGCTTTATACAAAATGTTTGGCAATTTGCGACGTTACGATTTGTTCTCGGCATTGCTGACGCGGCACTACTTCCGGCCATTCAGATCTTGACTGTCCAAAATGTCCCACAAGATATTTTCGGGCGGATATTTAGTTATAACCAATCAGCACAAGCTATGGGAAGTGTTATTGGACCAATAATAGCAGCAACGATCGCCAATGGTTTGGGATATCGTAGCATCTTCTTATTTACTGGTGGATTGGAAATTATCGCTTTGTTATGTTGGCTAAGATATTATCGTGGTAAGAAGCAATTACAAAGAAAAGATTAA
- a CDS encoding glycoside hydrolase family 73 protein, which yields MTVLIIVAVILVGFFGYRRYTQYREETRVEEVHQERNTFVKKISPYAVTLGNEYGVLPSITIAQAILESDWGNSTLAKDYNNYYGVKGDDPSNTKVLQTKEYTNGQWITINGRFRVYANFRESMKDHAELLVNGTTWNSEQYKQVIQSKDYIDAAVALQTDGYATDPGYTSKIIRIIQKYNLKKYDEGIK from the coding sequence ATTACTGTGTTAATAATAGTTGCTGTAATTCTTGTGGGATTTTTTGGTTATCGTCGTTATACACAATATCGAGAAGAAACTAGAGTAGAAGAGGTTCATCAAGAACGTAATACTTTTGTAAAAAAAATCTCACCTTACGCAGTCACTTTAGGTAATGAATATGGCGTATTACCAAGTATTACTATTGCACAAGCTATATTAGAGAGTGATTGGGGCAACAGCACCTTAGCAAAGGATTATAATAATTACTATGGTGTAAAGGGAGATGATCCCAGCAATACCAAGGTATTACAAACAAAAGAGTATACAAATGGACAATGGATCACAATAAATGGACGTTTTAGAGTGTATGCGAATTTTAGAGAATCAATGAAGGATCATGCGGAGCTATTAGTAAATGGAACCACTTGGAATTCCGAACAATATAAACAAGTCATACAATCAAAGGATTATATTGATGCTGCTGTGGCACTTCAAACAGATGGATATGCGACTGATCCGGGTTACACAAGTAAAATTATTCGGATTATACAAAAATATAATCTAAAAAAGTACGATGAAGGTATCAAGTGA